One window from the genome of Periophthalmus magnuspinnatus isolate fPerMag1 chromosome 18, fPerMag1.2.pri, whole genome shotgun sequence encodes:
- the LOC129457132 gene encoding neural cell adhesion molecule 2-like, which produces MVGDNVTLRCIKNKKIKPSTKFDFYKDGIRVDTSSTGELTLYNISLSDQGLYKCNIFENEFSTENWLQVKAVLLECPDQPVMEGENVTLFCRDKMAAANYTSFFYKDDQMIWNSSSGKLILNKVSKTDEGVYKCQTSEDRESEEQWLAVRGGNSSITPAHGVLSLSPLTALVALPVLLFILGFIYKKYKVWLKTDLFRLSYLW; this is translated from the exons ATGGTTGGAGATAATGTTACTCTTCgttgcattaaaaataaaaaaataaaaccctcCACAAAGTTTGACTTCTACAAAGATGGCATCCGTGTGGACACAAGTTCAACTGGAGAGTTGACCCTCTACAACATCTCACTGTCCGATCAGGGGCTCTATAAATGTAACATATTtgaaaatgagttttcaacagAAAACTGGCTCCAAGTTAAAG CTGTGCTCTTGGAGTGTCCTGATCAGCCtgtgatggagggagagaacgTGACTCTGTTCTGTAgagacaaaatggctgctgcaAACTACACGTCCTTTTTCTACAAAGACGATCAAATGATTTGGAACAGTTCCTCTGGAAAGTTGATTCTGAACAAAGTTTCCAAAACGGACGAAGGAGTTTACAAGTGTCAAACCTCAGAGGACAGAGAGTCTGAGGAGCAGTGGTTGGCTGTGAGAG GAGGGAACAGCTCCATCACTCCTGCACATGGTGTTTTGTCCTTGTCCCCTCTGACTGCACTAGTCGCTCTGCCGGTGCTGCTGTTTATTTTGGGGTTCatctataaaaaatacaaag TATGGCTCAAAACTGacctgttcagactgtcctaCCTCTGGTAA